One part of the Magnetococcales bacterium genome encodes these proteins:
- a CDS encoding type I secretion system permease/ATPase, which yields MPEEPDTGLACLLTAMRLAGLPADGQQLRHRFAPPGGILGEVELLRCAKACQFKVRKVSTTWERLAKTPLPAMGRHRRGNWFLILGYQNDKVLLHDPLECKPLLLPQEIFEPSWTGELILLAHRAQLAGPQRPFDITWFISPMVKYRHLLGEVLLSSFFLQLFALVSPLFFQVIIDKVLVHHGLSTLHLLTFGLVSIALFETILGGLRTYIFSHTTNRIDVELGARLFQHLLNLPLAYHGVRRVGDTVARVRELENIRQFLTGNSVTVVIDLFFTFIFLIIMFFYSPLLTALVLGAVPCYVLLSVLVTPVLRARLDDKFRRGSENQSFLVEAVAGMETIKSLAVEPQMRRDWENQLAGYVAAGFRAANLSNIASQTAQAINKLDTALILWFGAYLVLDNRLSVGELVAFNMLSGRVSGPILRLASLWQDFQQTRISLARLGDILNATAEPHTDSPGRASLPPLRGHVRFDHVTFRYRLDGPPVISQLSLDIPAGQVVGIVGTSGSGKSTLTRLLQRLYVPEGGRVLVDGVDLSLVDPAWLRRQIGVVLQENYLFNRSVRANIALADPGLPMERVVEAAKLSGAHEFILELPHGYDTILEERGGGLSGGQRQRIAIARALVTDPSILIFDEATSALDYESEQIIQHNMQSICEGRTVFVIAHRLSTVRQAHRIITLEGGRIVEDGSHRELLVAQGRYAKLHRIQEQH from the coding sequence ATTCCAGAAGAGCCCGATACCGGGTTGGCCTGCCTGCTGACGGCCATGCGTCTGGCGGGCTTGCCCGCCGATGGCCAGCAGTTGCGCCATCGTTTCGCCCCGCCGGGGGGCATCCTGGGCGAGGTGGAGCTGCTGCGTTGCGCCAAAGCTTGCCAGTTCAAGGTTCGCAAGGTCTCCACCACCTGGGAGCGTCTCGCCAAAACCCCGCTGCCCGCCATGGGTCGCCACCGGCGCGGGAACTGGTTTCTCATCCTCGGCTACCAAAACGACAAGGTGCTGCTTCATGACCCGCTGGAATGCAAACCCCTGCTTTTGCCGCAGGAGATCTTCGAACCCTCCTGGACCGGGGAGCTGATTCTGTTGGCCCATCGCGCCCAGCTGGCCGGGCCGCAACGTCCTTTCGACATCACCTGGTTCATCTCTCCGATGGTCAAATACCGGCATCTGCTGGGGGAAGTGCTGCTCTCCTCCTTCTTCCTGCAGCTGTTCGCCCTGGTTTCTCCCCTCTTTTTCCAGGTGATCATCGACAAGGTTCTGGTGCATCACGGCCTGAGTACCCTCCATCTGTTGACCTTTGGCCTGGTCTCCATTGCCCTGTTCGAAACCATTCTGGGTGGTTTGCGTACCTACATCTTCTCCCACACCACCAACCGTATCGATGTGGAATTGGGTGCCCGACTCTTCCAGCATCTGCTCAATCTGCCGTTGGCCTATCACGGGGTGCGCCGCGTGGGGGATACCGTGGCTCGGGTGAGGGAGTTGGAAAATATTCGCCAGTTCCTGACCGGAAACTCCGTCACTGTGGTCATCGACCTCTTTTTCACCTTCATTTTTCTGATCATCATGTTCTTCTACAGTCCGTTGCTGACGGCACTGGTGCTGGGGGCGGTGCCTTGTTACGTCCTGCTCTCCGTTCTGGTGACGCCGGTGCTGCGCGCCCGTCTGGACGATAAGTTCCGTCGTGGCTCCGAAAATCAATCTTTCCTGGTGGAAGCGGTAGCCGGCATGGAGACCATCAAATCCCTGGCAGTGGAACCCCAGATGCGCCGGGATTGGGAAAATCAGCTGGCCGGGTATGTCGCGGCAGGGTTTCGTGCCGCCAATCTCTCCAATATCGCCAGCCAAACCGCCCAGGCCATCAACAAGCTCGATACCGCCCTCATCCTCTGGTTCGGGGCTTATCTGGTTCTGGACAATCGGTTGAGTGTCGGGGAGCTGGTGGCTTTCAACATGTTATCGGGCCGGGTCAGCGGGCCGATTCTGCGTCTGGCCTCTCTGTGGCAGGATTTCCAGCAAACCCGCATTTCCCTGGCGCGGCTGGGTGACATTCTCAATGCCACGGCGGAGCCGCACACCGACAGTCCGGGTCGGGCCTCCCTGCCTCCTTTACGGGGTCATGTGCGTTTTGATCATGTCACCTTTCGCTATCGGCTGGACGGGCCACCCGTCATCTCACAACTTTCCCTGGATATTCCCGCCGGGCAGGTGGTGGGCATCGTGGGCACCTCCGGTTCCGGGAAGAGTACTCTGACCCGGTTGTTGCAGCGTCTCTACGTACCGGAAGGGGGGCGGGTACTGGTGGATGGGGTGGATCTCTCCCTGGTCGATCCCGCTTGGTTAAGGAGGCAGATTGGGGTGGTGTTGCAGGAGAATTATCTTTTCAATCGCTCCGTGCGGGCCAATATCGCCCTGGCGGATCCGGGATTGCCCATGGAACGGGTGGTGGAGGCGGCCAAATTGTCGGGTGCGCACGAGTTCATTCTGGAGTTGCCTCATGGTTACGACACCATTTTGGAGGAACGGGGAGGGGGACTTTCCGGGGGGCAGCGACAGCGAATCGCCATTGCCAGGGCGTTGGTGACCGATCCGTCCATTTTGATTTTTGACGAGGCTACCAGTGCTCTGGATTACGAGTCGGAGCAGATCATTCAGCACAACATGCAGAGTATTTGTGAAGGACGCACGGTGTTTGTCATAGCGCATCGCTTATCCACGGTGCGGCAGGCGCATCGTATTATCACGTTGGAGGGAGGGCGGATTGTGGAGGATGGCAGTCATCGGGAATTGCTGGTGGCCCAGGGGCGGTATGCCAAATTACATCGCATTCAGGAGCAACACTGA